The genomic window CTTTAAGGCCTGCAGAGTAAACTCACTCACCCtaaattttaataataaatatgtgctCCTCAGAACTGGTCTTGTTTGAGAACAGACATCTCTTTAGATCAGCAGAGGCAGTTCAgtttggttgtgtgtgagtgctttATCACCGTATGTCAGTGCACATGCTAATGCTGCTGCCAAAGGATGTGCACATTTGGAGATTTGTGTACTCTGCcgcaacaaaaagaagaagaaagagattAAAAGTAATGTTTCAAGTATATCGGGAGAAAcaaaccttgtgtgtgtgttttgtaataagagagggaaagggagggtCTGTCAATGGCCCAGCAGTTCACTCCTGGGGGGGTTGGCTGGATCTGCAAACTCACACTGCAGCAGTAGCTACAGAGTATCAGTAGAACAGTGCACACAATCAGTTCACACAGATTTTAGCCACTGCATACCCAAAGTATAAATGCACGTCTTCAAATGTGTAACATATTGAAAAAGTATACTTGATATTGGCTGTttataaaaagagaaatagtAATTGACAGTATGGAATATGCCTAAAATGACGCATGTCTTCATCACTTAACGCAGTAATATTATTTCAAGTGTATTTGTACACAAAATGTCTTAAATGAAGTTCAAACTGATGTTCGAACATGTTTTACATGCTATAAAACCATTATTTCGCTTGGTTGCTTTGATGAAACGCACCTTATTAACATCTTCAGTAAAAATTACAACTCATCCTTAACTACACTGATTCAATATATTCCTGCGCAGGCAGATATCTCTTTAAAAGGAGTGTGTCCTGGTGCTGACTAGTGagtttctccctccctcctataTAAAGCCGGCGCACTCGTTCCTGCTGCAGTCACTTCTCATCCGGCCCAGCCAACATGAGTTTCACGGTAGACCACCACCTCTTCGGCCCGACTTCGTACCGCAAGGCTCGGCCTGCCGCCGTGTCCTCCAGCGGCTTTCACTCCCAGCGCCGCCGCCTCAACTACAGCCAGCCACCCTCCGTGGACGGCTTGGACACCTTCAATGGCGACATGACACGGAGGAACGAGAAGGAGATTCTGCAGACTCTGAACGACCGGTTCGCCGGCTACATCGACAAGGTGCGCAACCTGGAGATGCACAACCGCAACTTGGAGGCGGAAGCGGCAGCTCTGCGGCAAAGCCAGGCGGGGCGCGCCTCCGTTGGGGAGCACTACGAGCGAGAGCTGGGCGACCTGAGGggtctcctgcagcagctgacCGGGGAGAAGACACGTGCAACTCTGGAGCACGAACACCTGGAGGAAGACATCCAGCACCTGCGGGTCAAGATGGATGATGAGGCGCGCAACCGGGAAGAGGTGGAGGCTGCCGCGCGCACCATGAAAAAGTACGTCGATGAGTGCCGGCTGGCGCGGATGGAGCTGGACAAGAAGCTGTGtgccctggaggaggaggctgttTTCCTGAAGAAGAACCACGAGGAAGAAGTGGCGGAGCTCCTCGAGCAGATTCATGGCGCGCAGGTGAGCTTCGACATGCGAGACGCTCTCAAGACGGACGTCACCGGCGCACTGCGAGAGATCCGCGCGCAGCTGGACGGTCACGCATCCAAGAGCTCAACTCACGCGGAGGAATGGTTCAACGGTGAGTTGGGTGAACAAGGGAAAAGTTTAAAGTAAACTAAACACATTGAAACTTCCGTGTGCAGCATCGTGCATGTTctctgtccgtggtgctgaagtctATAGTCATCCCTGGGACTTTTAAATTCATTGTAGCCCAGCTTTATATGATTTAAAGTGAATGAGTATATCATATCAGGGTTACAAGGGGCATGTCATTTTTGATGAGACCATCGACACTCAAGCTATTAAGCATATTTGACtatctagaaaagcgctatataaattcgaagtattattattattattattattattattattattattattattaagtatgcTGACTTCTAAATCTCTTCAGATTAACAGATCTGGTAACTTTTATCCCACCAACCTACCATATTGCAAACTTTAACTGAAGAGAGGACGTTTAATAACCAATTACAGGCAAATTAAGTAAGTCAAGGTAGATACTGTGATTATAAAATGCACAGAGATCCGTAGGCTATTTCCATTAATCAATAATTCAACCAGTGGACCTTTCTGCGGGTGCATCGCTGTCGCATAATGATAATTTGTATTTTAGGCTACCACTGCAGGAGAGAGGTGTCACACAGAGAGGAGACTATGATTAATTTGCACTCTGACTGCATTACAGTGGGTTTCTCTGAACCTCTACGAATAGAAACGGTCAAGGTCACTGTTTGTGAGCAGACACGGCATCCTTTCTGATGTGGCAATTGGAGTTCACTAAAAATGGAAGTAGGCTAAGCTATACAAGTAGACATGACGGATAGATGATAGATGAAGCCCTGTGAGAATCCTCTTTACGATTATACTGACCTTTGTgttacaacacaaacacacaatcaacaACTGTAAAGGCCAAGAAGGGTTTTATCTGAGCTGCGTGTCGCAGAACTTAATGAACTATAGATTTACCCTTGCTGCACATTTACATGCTGACTTGATAACCAGTGAAAGGTGCACACTGAATGACCTTCCTGTGTGGTGTCCAGCTGACTGCAGCAGTGTGGCTCATTCAAacatggaggagggagggagctgaGTCAGACTACTGAATGACAGATGGACACTGCCAAGGTTACTCAGGCTGCCAGTAGAGACTCTCTGAGGACACATGTCAAATGTCTCAGGAACTATAGAATGGAAAGACAAATGGACAAACTATGAACGAGTAAGAATGCAGAATTCATCTCGACAGTCACATCAAACTTTGAGTCTTTGGACATACTGTAAGCTACTCAACGGTATAAGACAGCAAAGGTGACTTCTAAATACATTCTTTTGTATGCAATATCTGCAGTGCGTATGGAGCGTCTGTCTGAAGCCGCTAGGTCCAACCAAGGTGCAATTCGTGGAAGCCAGGAGGAGATCATAGACTACCGCCGTCAGCTCCAGAGCCGCACGATTGAGCTGGAGACCCTTCGGGGAACCAAGGATTCACTGGAGAGGCAGTGTATGGAAAATGAAGACAGACACCACGATGACCTCAACTCCCTACAGGCAGGGAATTAacacaaacatttcatttatccCACACAAGGGAACACCACAATAATTGCACTTTCCTTTATACCATCTGTATGACATTTGACCTGTAAGGCTACATTATTGTTTTGCAGGAGACCATCAACCAGCTGGACAATGAGCTGAAAACCACCAAATGGGAGATGGCCAGCCAGCTGAAAGAATATCAGGCACTGCTGAATGTGAAGATGGCTTTAGATATTGAGATTGCTGCTTATAGGTTGGTCAGAGTTTacacataattaaaataatgttttggcTTCGTAATGACAAAAAGTTATGTTTGCTGACTGcgtgtcttttgtcttttaaaacaggaagttactggagggagaggagaatcGCTTTTTGTCAGGAGGAGGTCCGTACTCTTACCTGGAGAGCAGAATCTCTTCCCACTTGAaagtgaaaggagaggagatcTCAGATACAGTCATAGTGGAGGAACAGACAGATGAGACCCAGGTGACAGAGGTGACAGAGGAtgcagatgaagaggacgaggaggaagagaaagaagaagaagaggaagaggaagaagaagaaggcgaggaaaccaaagaagaagaggaagaagttgaggaaggagaagataaggaggaggaaggagagggagagggagaagaagagaaggaggaagaaaagggagaggagaaggatgaggagacagttcaggagggagaggagaagggtgAGGAAGAAGATGCAGGTGAGGAAGAGAAATCCAAATCTCCAGCAAAGGCTGCGTCCCCTCTGCCTAAATCTCCTGCTGTCAAATCACCCGTCTCTAAATCCCCACCAAAATCCCCAGCAGCCAAATCCCCGATGCCCAAATCACCGGCTAAGTCACCTGTGTCAAAGTCTCCAGCAGGAGATGAGTCAAAGTCCCCTGTGTCAAAGTCCCCGGTGGGAGATGAGTCAAAGTCCCCTGTGTCAAAGTCTCCAGCAGGAGATGAGTCAAAGTCCCCTGTGTCAAAGTCCCCGGTGGGAGATGAGTCAAAGTCCCCTGTGTCAAAATCTCCAGCAGGAGATGAGTCAAAGTCACCTGTGTCAAAGTCTCCAGCAGGAGATGAGTCAAAGTCCCCTGTGTCAAAGTCTCCAGCAGGAGATGAGTCAAAGTCACTTGTGTCAAAGTCCCCTGTGTCAAAGTCCCCGGTGGGAGATGAGTCAAAGTCACTTGTGTCAAAGTCCCCTGTGTCAAAGTCCCCGGCAGGAGATGAGTCAAAGTCCCCACCCAGTAAATCCCCTGAATCTAAATCTCCTCGTCCCAAGACCCCTGAACCAAAGTcaccagagaaagagaaggcCCAGCCTGCCGCTGCCAAAGACACACCTAAAGAGGAGCAAAAAGAGGAGAAGCCTCAGCCTgtcaaagaggagaagaaggagaaagaacaacctgtgaaggaggagaagaaagagccCAAGGATAAAGAGCCAGAGAAGGCAGACAAAGCTGAtacaaagaaagagagcaagGAAGATGAAGTGCCAAAGATGGATGATGCTTCGAAACCAGCTGCTCCCAGCAAGCCCTCAGAGGACAAACCAGCCCCCAAGTCTGAGCCTAAAGAGAGTGCTCTCCTTGCCAAGGAGGAGAAACCCTCTGCTCCTAAGTCAGAGAAGGCCGAGCCAGAGCCGAAGCCTGCCGCTAAGGCAGAGCCCGGAAAAACAGAGgacaagaaggaggagaagaatcCAGAGGAGAAGTCTGCACCTAAAAGTGAACCTGAGAAAACTGAGAGCAAGAAAGATGAGAAGAAGCCAGAGGCAACAAAGGAAGCAAGCAAAGAAGAGAGTAAGGAGGtaaaggaggaagggaaggcaGAGAAATCTTCTGGCACAGAGTCAAAGGAGAGCAAGGAAGAGAAGGCCAAGAAGTGAGACTGACAAGGCACGAAGAGGTGGAGATGCCAAAGAactatggaggaggaggggaggatgaggagcaggagaaaggGGCTGGATATACCCAGCTGCTCAGACAGCGCTTTAATGTCCAAAGCAAAGCAGGTGACGGTATGTGAGCAATAGTGATTTCTGTAGCAAATAACCCGTGGTCCCTAAGTATGGCCATTACACACCCCTGATGCTTCTGATGTATGACTGTAGTGAATGCAGAATGCTCTTAACTCTTTACCTGAATGTGACAACTGCCCTTAATGAATAACAagtgcatttaaaatgaatccCGCTGACAGGGACTGCTACACACGCCTTCAAGGGTACAGATGTCAAAATAATGTCAGGCTAAAGATTGTGACAGATATTGAATATAAAAACGTATATTTAAGGAGATACAAAtgtctatatattatatttacagaTACATCAGAAAGACAGACTTGAATTTTGCTTGTTGTGCACCTTAATGCAGCTTTTCCCGACAGGTGAACTGCAGCGTCTCACTCTTTTGGTCTGCAATGCTAGGACAATGATGAATATGTGTTATGTATAAACTGCTGAGAATATGCAATATGAAACagataaataaagaatgaaaaatcAAACACAAAAGGCTTTTGGGCGAATCTGTTTACTTctgcaaaaaacacacacaaaaacaatctaTTGACCTCAAGTAAGGATTTATGAAGGCGAAGTGTGGAGAGTAATCATATACGGCGTGAGGCCTAAAAGGGAAATGCTGCGATTAACTGCACTGCATTGCGGCTGAGGAGGCGGAGCAGCCACTGCACCCGTCCTCACGTCCCAGAGACCACACTCATGTATAAATCAGGAGCGGTGTGCTTGCTTCTACAGAAGAGACTCACTTTTGCCTCTTTATTTCCAGCTCTGCCTCACACCAAAGAGGAAAGTTCACACACTGAAGACGGACTCAACACCATCCGGTACCACAATACAGAACAGGCCTTCACTTTTGAAACCATACAAAATCCTGTCCTTCTTTGCCATGATTTATTCTTACACAGAAAATGTGTAGCTGCATTTTTTGATATGGGGTATTAACAAGTGCAGCAGCCGGTTAGCAAAGCATTTCATCATCTTTTGTTGGATACAGTTCTGACATTTGACAGACTTTGGAAGGATTTGTCTCCTGGCAGGATTTCAGGGTTCTCTTTGCATCCAATCTGCTTTCATGTGATAGATGAATTTGTTTTAATGGGATCATCCACCAcgtcacaaaatacaaatagtGGAAGCGACAAATATCTTTGTCTCTAGTCACTTCAGCTTTCGATAGGCTTTGGGAAATAAAGTTGTAGAGCCAAGCTCTCTGGTTTCAATTTAAATGTGCTCTTTAAACATAATATTGATTTTTCCAATTAAAAGTAATTTTGATGGTAAAGATTAAATCAAACACCCCCTTAATTTaagtaaatgtgtttaaaagaatgagataaaaaaaatatatatatatatataatttaaaaaaaagtgaaacttCTGAAAGTAGAAGTCCCTGATTGCAATAACTCAACTAGTAATCAGCCCCAGTGGCTTCTTCCAATGACATACATCCATAAGTCTTTGAGGCATGGATGTCTGGATTCAGCACTCCAATGTGCAAGAAAATGAGTGATATCTTTGCTACATACAACTACATTTGGAGTGCACAACAAAGCCTGGGTGCAACATAACCTTAAAATAgaccagacacacactcattcaaGAAAATaacatggtgtttttttattttcaaacaggtaaaaagacttttaaaaatgaatacttTGTGTCAAAGAGCCACAAAGATAAGCTTAAGGAAGTTACAGTTGTGAAGCACAGCATTGAGAATCACATGGACCATTCTAGCGGTGACTGAAGAAGCCCTGAGGGTGGTTGTACTTGAATGGCTTCAGACGATTTGGACCCCTGAGACAAAGAATGAGATGTCAGAGATACAGTAAATCTATTCAGATACCAAGTTGTCTTCTGACCACATTGTGTCTACTAATAGCTTCTTGTGATTGTGTACCTGACAGTGCGCAGACACATCTTTTCTCTGGGAAACTCTTGTGGTCCCTCCACACTATCATCTTGTATTTCAGTCTCCAAATACACATcgaggcagacacacaggcgTAAAAACTGATTGGTCAGGAGCTGGTGTCCTGGTCGTGGCCCCTGCAGTTCATTTTTGAACACATTGACCTCGCTCTCCATGGCCTAAAAACGAAAAGATGAGTCAGCTAGAGCCTGAAATATCTAGATGTAAAATGAGCGTGTGCATCAACAGAGCACAAGCGTATGAAACACTGATCAATATTGAAAAATGCTCATACTCGAAGGTTGTCATCGGTGCGTCCACTTCGCTCTCCCTTCCAgctgagggagagggagaaaagaggagagattTCTGGGTAACGGGGATTCATTACCACAGCGGCCTGGATGCGagctgaggaagaaaaaagatggTGTGTTATAAGAGACACATAAAAATCAATGTATAAATAATGGCCAATTCTATCATGAGTGCTAGTATTTTACCTGTGCCCCTTTCCACCACAGCCATGAAGTACAGGTCAGTCTCATTTGCTAGCCCAGCAGCAGTCACATGACGAGTATATGGCAGATCCTACCAAGAAAGATCAGTGAGACATGTCCTGCACTAAGAGTATTGTTTGCTTTTAAaacagggctgtgtgtgtgtgtgtgtgtgtgtgtgtgtgtgtgtgcataccaTGTACTCCTGGTGAGTGGTCGTGGTCCAGCGAGCTAAACGCGAAAGGATCTTGGCTGGAAAGAGGTTCTGACACTCACTGGAGACCGGGATGATGCTGTGCTCTGAGGACAGGAGCACAAACAAACTCAGGCAAAATGCCCCATCTCTTCTTCAGGAGTATTTGATGTGTGGTTGTTTACAAAATAATGTACCTAGAGAGGCAAACTGTTTGTGCAAAGCCAAGCGGGACAGGAGTCGTCCCCTCAGCAGCTTCATGGTGCTCTCCATGTGGCTGGCACTCAGAGAACTGCCAACACGTACACCCTggaaaaacatatatacaccaCCATGATGAGGCTGTAACATGCAGAACCTGTGCTCATGTGGGATAATACTAGATTTCAACACACACCTCAGAAGGATCTTTGGGAAAATTTAGTCCTCCTAGACTCTGAACCCACATGTAGGGATGGCCCAGATCCTCCACATAATCAGCAAAGGAAACAATCCTAATAGGAAATCATTGGTTAATTCTGCTGGCTTGTGATTCGCTTAATATCTTCTCATTTCCTTTAATTACTTGACATCCTCACCCGACTTTATCAAACTGGTAGCGATTAGCTGGATTGGGTGTTTCTTGTCCCTGGTCGCTGGTGTAGAGACAGCTGAGTAGAGTGTCTGATTTCAGCAGGTCCCTGCAAAAGAAGACATCATTAGACTTTCCTCTCAGGGACACAGGTCCAGGTTACTGTATTTAGACCAGGCAGTAGACAAGGCATCCATCttaacacacattttacaaacaacACAAGCAATAGACAAAGAtgataaaatacacacacacaccctgcactGATGGCTGTGGTGAGGTCTGTG from Cyclopterus lumpus isolate fCycLum1 chromosome 9, fCycLum1.pri, whole genome shotgun sequence includes these protein-coding regions:
- the LOC117736766 gene encoding neurofilament heavy polypeptide-like isoform X1; translation: MSFTVDHHLFGPTSYRKARPAAVSSSGFHSQRRRLNYSQPPSVDGLDTFNGDMTRRNEKEILQTLNDRFAGYIDKVRNLEMHNRNLEAEAAALRQSQAGRASVGEHYERELGDLRGLLQQLTGEKTRATLEHEHLEEDIQHLRVKMDDEARNREEVEAAARTMKKYVDECRLARMELDKKLCALEEEAVFLKKNHEEEVAELLEQIHGAQVSFDMRDALKTDVTGALREIRAQLDGHASKSSTHAEEWFNVRMERLSEAARSNQGAIRGSQEEIIDYRRQLQSRTIELETLRGTKDSLERQCMENEDRHHDDLNSLQETINQLDNELKTTKWEMASQLKEYQALLNVKMALDIEIAAYRKLLEGEENRFLSGGGPYSYLESRISSHLKVKGEEISDTVIVEEQTDETQVTEVTEDADEEDEEEEKEEEEEEEEEEGEETKEEEEEVEEGEDKEEEGEGEGEEEKEEEKGEEKDEETVQEGEEKGEEEDAGEEEKSKSPAKAASPLPKSPAVKSPVSKSPPKSPAAKSPMPKSPAKSPVSKSPAGDESKSPVSKSPVGDESKSPVSKSPAGDESKSPVSKSPVGDESKSPVSKSPAGDESKSPVSKSPAGDESKSPVSKSPAGDESKSLVSKSPVSKSPVGDESKSLVSKSPVSKSPAGDESKSPPSKSPESKSPRPKTPEPKSPEKEKAQPAAAKDTPKEEQKEEKPQPVKEEKKEKEQPVKEEKKEPKDKEPEKADKADTKKESKEDEVPKMDDASKPAAPSKPSEDKPAPKSEPKESALLAKEEKPSAPKSEKAEPEPKPAAKAEPGKTEDKKEEKNPEEKSAPKSEPEKTESKKDEKKPEATKEASKEESKEVKEEGKAEKSSGTESKESKEEKAKK
- the LOC117736766 gene encoding neurofilament heavy polypeptide-like isoform X2 — its product is MSFTVDHHLFGPTSYRKARPAAVSSSGFHSQRRRLNYSQPPSVDGLDTFNGDMTRRNEKEILQTLNDRFAGYIDKVRNLEMHNRNLEAEAAALRQSQAGRASVGEHYERELGDLRGLLQQLTGEKTRATLEHEHLEEDIQHLRVKMDDEARNREEVEAAARTMKKYVDECRLARMELDKKLCALEEEAVFLKKNHEEEVAELLEQIHGAQVSFDMRDALKTDVTGALREIRAQLDGHASKSSTHAEEWFNVRMERLSEAARSNQGAIRGSQEEIIDYRRQLQSRTIELETLRGTKDSLERQCMENEDRHHDDLNSLQETINQLDNELKTTKWEMASQLKEYQALLNVKMALDIEIAAYRKLLEGEENRFLSGGGPYSYLESRISSHLKVKGEEISDTVIVEEQTDETQVTEVTEDADEEDEEEEKEEEEEEEEEEGEETKEEEEEVEEGEDKEEEGEGEGEEEKEEEKGEEKDEETVQEGEEKGEEEDAGEEEKSKSPAKAASPLPKSPAVKSPVSKSPPKSPAAKSPMPKSPAKSPVSKSPAGDESKSPVSKSPVGDESKSPVSKSPAGDESKSPVSKSPAGDESKSPVSKSPAGDESKSLVSKSPVSKSPVGDESKSLVSKSPVSKSPAGDESKSPPSKSPESKSPRPKTPEPKSPEKEKAQPAAAKDTPKEEQKEEKPQPVKEEKKEKEQPVKEEKKEPKDKEPEKADKADTKKESKEDEVPKMDDASKPAAPSKPSEDKPAPKSEPKESALLAKEEKPSAPKSEKAEPEPKPAAKAEPGKTEDKKEEKNPEEKSAPKSEPEKTESKKDEKKPEATKEASKEESKEVKEEGKAEKSSGTESKESKEEKAKK